From the genome of Candidatus Electrothrix communis, one region includes:
- the htpG gene encoding molecular chaperone HtpG has protein sequence MSTQVETKQFQAETRKVLDIVINSLYTERDIFVRELVSNASDALEKFRHLSLTEQPEFDAHVPLDINIDCDDKKHTLTITDTGIGMTAQELEENLGTIAHSGSGKFIEELAEAAKKDVSLIGQFGVGFYSAFMAAKTVTVQTRSWDGSEGHEWHSDGNGSYTISPCDGLHRGTKIIIELKDDAEEYGQKFTLERIIKQYSTFIPFPVNVEGKKVNTVEAIWGRSKSEITDEEYNEFYKFVGNAYDEPTFRLHFAADAPLAINALLFVPKDNFENMGMGRMEPGVNLYCQKVLIDQHSKSILPEWLRFLKGVVDSEDLPLNISRQSLQDNALVAKLRRVITKRFLKLMAEEAKKDSDKYLEFWKTFGIFLKEGVTSDFEYQKELSTLLRFESSATEASSMTSLQEYVDRMAEGQEEIYYINGPSRGAIENGPYIEMFKKRDIEILYTLEPIDDFVLSHLGEFDGKKLLSADRADLRLPESTEKNEEAQDEAGEEKLTEAVQTSLCKWMKEVLGDKVKEVKPSTRLVDSPAMILNTDGYMTSSMERILAAQGKSGQDNPMMAGKKEMEINPASSLIKKMADLRTKDQDFAKDIAEQIYDNAMIQAGLIIDPQEMVNRNYRILERMSA, from the coding sequence ATGAGTACACAGGTTGAAACCAAACAATTTCAGGCAGAGACCCGAAAGGTTCTCGATATCGTCATTAATTCGCTCTACACCGAACGAGACATTTTTGTCCGTGAGTTGGTCTCCAATGCTTCAGATGCCTTGGAAAAATTCCGCCATCTTTCCCTCACGGAACAGCCGGAATTTGACGCCCATGTGCCGCTGGATATTAATATCGACTGCGATGATAAAAAACACACCCTGACCATCACCGACACCGGTATCGGCATGACAGCGCAGGAGCTTGAGGAAAACCTGGGCACCATTGCTCATTCCGGGTCTGGCAAATTTATTGAAGAGCTGGCAGAGGCGGCCAAAAAGGATGTCAGCCTGATCGGCCAGTTCGGCGTAGGCTTTTACTCGGCCTTTATGGCAGCAAAGACCGTTACCGTCCAAACCCGCTCCTGGGACGGCAGCGAAGGCCATGAATGGCATTCCGACGGCAACGGTTCCTATACCATCAGCCCATGTGACGGCCTGCATCGGGGCACCAAGATCATTATTGAGCTGAAAGACGACGCTGAGGAGTACGGCCAGAAGTTCACCTTGGAACGCATCATCAAGCAGTACTCCACCTTTATCCCCTTTCCGGTCAACGTTGAAGGGAAAAAGGTCAACACAGTTGAGGCCATCTGGGGCCGCTCCAAAAGCGAAATCACAGACGAAGAGTACAACGAATTCTATAAGTTCGTCGGCAATGCCTATGATGAGCCCACCTTCCGTCTCCATTTTGCCGCTGATGCGCCGCTGGCCATCAATGCCCTCCTCTTTGTACCCAAGGACAACTTTGAAAATATGGGCATGGGCCGGATGGAGCCCGGTGTCAATCTCTACTGCCAGAAAGTGCTCATCGACCAACATAGCAAGAGCATCCTGCCCGAGTGGCTCCGCTTTCTCAAGGGTGTCGTCGATTCAGAGGACCTCCCCCTCAACATCTCTCGCCAGTCCCTCCAGGATAATGCTCTGGTGGCCAAACTGCGCAGGGTTATCACCAAACGCTTTCTTAAATTGATGGCGGAAGAGGCGAAGAAGGACAGCGACAAATATCTGGAGTTTTGGAAGACCTTTGGTATTTTCCTGAAAGAGGGTGTTACCTCGGATTTTGAGTACCAGAAAGAACTTTCCACCCTGTTGCGTTTTGAGTCTTCCGCCACTGAAGCGAGCAGCATGACCTCTTTGCAAGAATACGTGGATCGAATGGCAGAAGGCCAGGAAGAGATTTACTATATCAACGGTCCCAGTCGAGGGGCTATCGAGAACGGCCCCTATATAGAGATGTTCAAAAAACGGGATATCGAGATTCTCTACACCCTGGAGCCTATTGATGACTTTGTCCTCTCTCACCTGGGCGAGTTTGACGGCAAGAAACTCCTGTCCGCTGACCGGGCCGATCTGCGTCTGCCTGAGAGCACCGAAAAGAACGAGGAGGCTCAAGATGAGGCTGGGGAAGAAAAACTGACCGAGGCTGTGCAGACCTCGCTCTGTAAATGGATGAAAGAGGTTCTGGGCGACAAGGTCAAGGAAGTCAAACCTTCAACCCGCTTGGTGGACAGCCCGGCCATGATCCTCAATACGGACGGTTACATGACCTCATCCATGGAACGAATTTTGGCGGCTCAGGGGAAGAGCGGTCAGGACAATCCGATGATGGCAGGGAAAAAGGAAATGGAAATTAATCCGGCCAGCTCGTTGATCAAAAAGATGGCTGATCTGCGAACCAAGGATCAGGATTTTGCTAAGGATATAGCTGAGCAGATCTACGATAATGCGATGATTCAGGCTGGGCTGATCATTGATCCGCAGGAGATGGTTAACCGGAACTATCGTATTTTGGAGCGGATGTCGGCGTAG